A part of Candidatus Stoquefichus sp. SB1 genomic DNA contains:
- a CDS encoding DUF4406 domain-containing protein, whose translation MKKIFISQPMKGKSNEEIKKERELIINDIEAIMEDEQFVILDTVFEDFKGATPLKFLAKSLMVLADADYVYFAEGWEEARGCRIEHECALEYRITLLED comes from the coding sequence ATGAAAAAAATATTTATTAGTCAGCCTATGAAAGGCAAAAGTAATGAAGAAATTAAGAAAGAACGTGAGTTGATCATAAACGACATAGAAGCTATTATGGAAGATGAGCAATTCGTGATTTTGGACACAGTATTTGAAGATTTTAAAGGTGCAACACCTCTAAAGTTTCTAGCTAAGTCTTTAATGGTTCTAGCAGATGCAGATTATGTATATTTCGCAGAAGGATGGGAAGAAGCACGTGGATGTCGAATCGAGCATGAATGTGCTTTAGAATATCGCATTACACTTTTGGAGGATTAG